A window of Chrysoperla carnea chromosome 3, inChrCarn1.1, whole genome shotgun sequence genomic DNA:
TCTTATTGAAAATACGTTTCAGTAGAGTTTACTCAATTATACTAGATTTCTGTAAATGTCTGTAAGATTTGTGAAGggcatttacaaattttcagttGTTACATTACTCCCTTCATCATTATTCGAATCCACAActgtaaaattatgattatcaGCTAGTGCCGCTACAGGAATGTCCGTTATATAAAACCTTGAAAAGAATTTTGATTCTATAATTGATGAAAACattcttgtaaaaaatataaatacttgcTCGATTACATAACGATAACTTCCACCTGTATAACTATTACCAAATACactaattgtaaattttgaatcAGTTTCACGATTCAAACGTCCTTTTAATGGTGTTAATTTAATCCATTTTGGATTCATTCGTAATGCTGTGCttgtattcattttaaaatccgGAGCACGTAGTTCCCATCGATAGTTGAATTTaagtatacttaaaataaattattttatttttaaagccgTGTATAAATTCGAATTCGTATCCTCACTAAACCAAACAGAGATACGAACttcatgattttatttatttttgtttcgctGCCTACAGATATGACACCATTTTAATActcaattacattaaaaattcgaCTGTTTTATGTGGCTAAATCCTGCGAATTAtttgtaatagttttaaaaaaaaagttgacttCTTTACTTATTAGAAGTGTTCCATTTGATCCCCATTTGCATATAGAACGCTGAGAGAAGACTACAGTGTATTGCATTTTCTCTGGTATTCTATGTAGTTGTAAAAAAGATACGAATtcgtttctttataaaaattataggaaATCCAAGACTTACCTTTTGTTGGTTACATAGATCTCAAACGTAGACGACTTTCTAAAAGTTAAAACATTACCTAAATTTAGTACATACTTAGACTCATAATCTGAATCGTATATAACTGAATAGTCTTTTTCGGAcgcctaaaaaaataatattgaaattttttagtattttatctTATACAGGTGAGTCTTTTAATGTGCATCGTCAttacatcaaaaaatttaaaagtaaagaggCATATGCAAGACATCTCTTTTGAAATATGGGGGCATATAGTTGTGTCTTTCGggttagtttacaaaaaaaactgcaaatagttaatactattaaataatacaGTTAAGGGGAGAAGTATGTATGTGGATAcctgtattttaataaaatcaggTTGAAAGTATACCCCATCACCAACTAAATCTAAATAATCGTAAGTACAATTATcacaaattacaattaatttatttaaatgcaaaCCAAATTCTTGGGGGGCAAATTCAATATGAATATCAATAATTTCATtcgattttattgtaaaatatgcaGGATGAATGGTAAAAGGtggtaattttatttcaagatttGTGTTAATttcctgaaaataaaaattctattaaaattgataaaattgttgaagaaaaataattgtatgaagAATTGTGGTTCTTGCCGAGATGGCAGATAGTGTCCCGATGTATACACAGTAATTATGAcctaaaaatcacgaaaatccACTTCATTtggctataaaataaatattttccaagaAATTGCCCGAATCGGATCCAAGACATCGCTTGTCGGGAATTTCggacgatatctcagaaaccatGCATTCAATTATGAAATGAAacctatttttgaattttttgggtcgaaattatctttatgttttattatattgacgTTTATCGAAATTGCagacaaaatatttatctcAATTTTCTAAAGggtatccctttgaaaaaattgagaaaataagaaaaaaatttgtgtcagatttagataaaactcagtttatagaGTATTTTTCAcccaaacaatacaaaaatttgacgATTGGTCGATAATTATCTCTGATATTGcccgaaaattttgtataaaatcctACATTTTGTAGAGATTTTTGCTGGTATTTCTAGAAATACTAATCTAGCCATCAAATGAAGTTTGAGAAAGTTTATATGTTTTTAGAGTGTCTTCTTTATtctaaatttatctttattcCAAAAACAGCATCGATTTTGAATTTCTGGGTGTAGTTTTAAGCGAAAAAGTGTACTATGGTAACACCTCTTAAATCGAAAACTAGGGTTCAATGAAAATTTCTACCAAATGTCATTACGGAACAGTTTAGGAAAATTTTCATCTACGCGTTTTAGAACAATTCGTACAAAGTGAAGTGATGTTCCGTCAAAATTGTTAACTTTGTTAAGTAGTTCATTTTATCAACAATTGAGAGTGGTTTATCATCACTAAAAATTTGCTTGCTTCCTAATATATTTGAATGACCCGTTCATTATGaagcagtcgggtaaaaacagGCTTAAAGTTAAACAAATACTTACATTTACGACCATATTATACCAGCTGTATtcactaatcaaaaaatatgatGCATCAGCTCCACActtacaaaaacttaaaataatttcattttttctaccAATTAAACATTGTTTACATTCAATTGTtgaatttaatactttattaatttgtgttgTTGTACTATGATTCCAATTCATACAAGATGATCCATAAAACATGACACCAGTTAATAATGATATGGGACGTTTTGATATTAACTTGATAATTAAATCTTTACCATCTTTTACACGAAATTGTAAATAACTTTGTGTATCATCATATGTTTGCGTAAAAAATTGTACGATAAATGAAACACACATGCCTGGTGTCAAAGATGTTGTTAGGTGTTtccaaactattttaaattttgaatgatgGTTAAATATTGGTACATTGAAACGTGTAATTGATCCAGCTATATTACGTATTTTTACTAAGTgctacacaaaaaataaattgtttaaataaatcgaGAATTGTAAAAGATTGTTAgtggttaaaaaaatgaatcaacGTTGCTGTTTTCATGTTATAAACTTGAGAATGGGGATTTGGATAGCGAAACATTGGATCCTTCTATTCTTATTACAATACCGAGTCTACTAAGGTTCCCAGATAGCATTTAGATTAATTGTAAGtacttttgtttaattattataaataatgaacacaacaataaaaaaacatgttacTTGTGAGaggtaagaaaaaatttctctgATATGCGCAATTGAGGATAATAAGGTAAGTATAAACATGCATGCGAATTTGTAATTAAGTCAAATCTTACCTCATAAgggacatttattttataatcataaaacaACACACTTTCTGGCTCTGCTTTTAATCTTACTTCTTCTTTTTTAACACTGCCTTTAGTTCCACATGATAGAGTTTTTAAAgacctttaaaaaattattttaagttgcaaatgtatttttcttattaattttaaaacatacgaTGGGAATTTTATAGCATCTAATTTCTTTCGTTTATTCTCAAAGCAATCCTTTTTTACATTTCCCAATTTTACTGGACACACACCAAAACGATTTGATACATTACTTTCAGTATAATTACAATGAATGAGACTTCCATACGTATTGCtttctaaatgttttttataatgatttcgAAGATTATAATCATATGCATagtctaaaaattaatttaaaaaacttaattataagagaaaaaaatttgacttcATTCGAATTTTGCAGTTAAATTTAGATCAACATTCGCTATAATCTGAATCGGGTAAAGCACTTCAATTGGTTaatcaatttgtaaaaattaaaatacagtattatcaccaatccaatatattaaatatcagGGGGGGTATCGGATTACGGggattgtaatttttatatgattgcACTGTTACAGACAGTAAAGGCGTAGAAAAGTGGCGGATTATTGAACGTGTCAAATGTTCGTATTACTGAGATTCTATTCTGTATTTCCAAGTCATACCAGTTATCCTTTCTATTGGTGTTGGTAACAAGTCGTCAGATTGAAtaagattatatttttgaacTATTCCTGGATCTATATCTTTAAAAACGGGATGTTTCCTTAATTTCATATTTGCACTTGCGATTACATTttcctttataaatttatctctTTCAATACATTGCTCAATATctttagaaattatttgttctaCTTCTTGAATATCTCGAACATAACGTTGATGTCCTTCGAACAcctagtgaaaataaaaattaaagaatgctATAAAATAAAGTAGGCTCTAAAATGAACACGGTCAACCCGACGTATGAGAATATATTGGAAATCGCACTATGATGCAAAGAAACGGTAACATGTGTTTGCTTCGATAGTAAGATCATCCCACAATCAGCCATATTAGCGAGTCTATTTTGCCCGATCTTCTTACATCATAAAGCACACATTATGCAGCAAGTAGGCGAACAATTGTCTTCCAATGTGAAGCAAtctgaaatattttagatttaaaacaaaacagtaTGAAATATTCCCAGTTTCGTTCGACTCGAAGATCATGATTGATCGTCCGCTATCCTGCCTAATGACTGCCTTGATGCACAATGACTTTTAACGTAGCGGATACCTTCTTTATTTTAACAGTACAATTTTGTAATTCTGTATGACTAACTGGACAGTTGATATTAGCTGTATACTCTGAGTTTGTAatgttttcattgaaaaaatcacGAAAAGTTTCTCGAACAACATGTGTAACATCTCCACATGTTAAATTAGCATTTTTCTTGATTAAAGGCCACGATTccattcttaattaaattacttttgtataaaaataatacattacttTTGACATACAAGGCATGCTTGTgtctttataaacaaattctAAATATCACGGatgtaaaagtaaataaatatctaactCATTTTAAGATTAGATGAGAATTGAGTCAATATTATTCAAAGTAGTACTCCTTAAGAAAATTGGGAACATTTTTTGTCTAcgttttgaatcaaaataattttcttaattaatttttacctaTCAATCGCCAAATTAACCATATTTTCATGCCTTTGGATTATATAGGGTAACTAGCAGTTAtccatccgcttcgctgggtaacttgaattataaatatatacaaatacttCAATCAATTCCAACCAGGAAGCACTTGCCACCATTTTTCACCCCTTAGAggtagaatttcggaaaatcctttcttattaaaaaactcACCCTCCAAGTTTCAAGTCTTTACAATCAGCGGTTTAGGCTATGCattgatccgtcagtcattcagaacaaagcattttatatgtatagattatgcaaaagaaaaaacataaaaatccaatttattttaaagatcaGAAGAgtgttttatgaaatattatcaaaatcgtttttaaatataagcttTTCAAACACAATTTTAGGCGAGATCTCAAAATTtgtgtactttttgggtcaaaattattgtaaaatatcaagtttccacaaattcgaaaaagtttttgataaaaaatcattttctagaacaattttgatctgaaaatataaaaatcgggtcCGACAAAAGTGACATATGGCAACCAAACAagataaaaagtaatttcaaaagtataaaattactaattactTAGAAAATTCTCCTGCAAAGTCCCCTCTAAAAGCTTTCCAGACCTGAACGTGAAGgaactgaataaaaatattaaaaaaataaataattttaatttataatatggaatttattttttttttttacttgtcgAGTAAAGATTCATCATTATATATAagaatacattaaatattaatgccAAAATCTACACAGGTAAAgactttttttcaaagaaagtgAATGAATGAATCTATGTagcataataattattagaatattgtaaatattataaactaaatattattatacataatcataacataaaaaatcaCACATGATAAACTGTGTGTCCGCGTCCACTCTACTCTCTTTCATCATAcaaaacacactttttttttgaaaatatcactgGTCACCACGTTCAAAACTTGTTTATGTTTTCAATCACTAGAGcagtaattatattaaatacatataatttttaatcaattgtcTTCGATTTTTGGATTAAATCTTCAATCATATCTGTGTCTTTttacaaagaaacaaaaaagaagtatataaaattataatttctcaaaaaaaattttatcgggTTTAATAAAActgcaaatattttcaaaaaccatcctttatttgaaataaaattatttgagtatGTCTCTAAAAAAATTTGCCCATGAATACAGATTATTCGAACGGACAATTTCTGCATACGtaaagacaaattttaaattattttttatttatattaaaatttttgcttttggtttttcaatatctgcagttttttttaaatattttatataagtttttaaaaatagtaatttattcCAATTCTAAAGCCGAATATTGTGCCGCATCGACAGTCGTTATAGCTAATGTTCCATTTGGCAATAAAAGTACAACTTTTCGTGAACCACCTGaaaatatacgaaaattttaaattaatttcaaataactattaaaaattcgattattattgcaaaatgagaacaaaattaatcagctttgagagaaaattttaaatgtatgcgAAAAACAGGAGTTTATTAAAATCtgctaatttattttgtaaaataaaggCTAGATGTTAACACAAGAAACTAATAAAATGAGTGTCGCAACTATATGTTTCCATCCTGAATGAGATGTTGAAATGAGGCAACgaaatataaaaaggcaaaTAAACAGTAAACACCCAAATCtttcgaatatatttaaaatccttttaacaaagtaaatttaattataattaatggaagctgtggaattgatcacattgtcgtcgcatGGATAAGGACGAAGTAACCGATTTCACAAACATCAAAaaagtaattgtaaatatgaatgtaatttaaatttaataaataaagattaacaaataatgatgtggatggcctctgtgataaggcgtatatcagaaaaaaggaagttaaaccccattattattatattataacaaagtaaacaaaaattacctGGTGATGGTAATTCAGCTTTTACAACTTGTGCAACAACTTGAGAATCATCGCCTTCAGTATTAACCATTAATTGTTGATCGGCGGGAACAGCTTGATCGTCTGTTACAAGTTGTGCAACTGATTCGTCTCCCATTACAGCCGCTGTTTCAGGATCTAATGCTAACATACTTGTTTCGCCATCTTCACCACCAGCTGCTAAGTAAACACATTGTTGTTCTCCATCTGCGCCTTGCGCCACAAGTAACGTTTGTCCATTTTCATCTTGTCCAGCAACTTGATAAATTGTACCATCCTCACCGGTAATCATGAGTGGAGCATCAGATGCAAGTTCACTTGCATCACTTAATATCATATCAGTCTCATTATTAGTAGCCGTTTGAATCTGTACAGTAGTCGGTCCTATCTTATTAATTTCTTCGGTATTCACAAGTGAGGCTAAAGTAGTGGCTTGCTCTGAGGTATTGCTTACTTCTACAGGAACTTCTGCTGGTTCCTCAGGTGGAGGTGGGCTTGGTTCTGGTGTTCGCTCACCTTCAGCACGTGAGAGTACTTTACCAGTAAGTGGACACAATGTTAAAGGCCTTGGAGGGCTATCAGGCTCCGGTGGTGGTAAGTCTTTGGGAAATGGATCAGGCAATTCATCATCACTACTTTCTTCCGACTGTGTATGGAACTCCATATGAATAGAATTTCCAGTTGCAACTGGCGTTGTTGGTTTTTGTTTAACTATTGGCATTGGTGGTGTCTTCGTTACAGGAACTTGTTTCCGTTGCACAACTCGTACAGTCGGTTGATTGATAATTCGCTTTTGGGGTGTAACTGATTTCTGAATGACTGCGCCTCCTTTATGTCCAGGTGCCGCAGCACTCATTCCTGTGGACATACGTACTATACCGCTTTGTTGAGACTCTCCTTTTTGCACAATACGAATTTGTGCGGTCGGCTGACCGGGGGTTTTCACCCTCATGATATTAGGTTTGTTGTTAGTGCTCACAGACTCATCATCAACTTTGACAAGTCCAGAATCTTTTGACATAATATAAACACccgattttaaatttggcatttgTGTTGGATCGACTTTAACAACACCTTTAGCATGTGCAACTAACACTGGAGCCGGActagattttgttttgtttaaatcgCTTCCGTTTAAACCGGTTGTATCCCACTCACCTCCGCTCCAATTTCCGTCTGTATCACGTTTAGATTTCTTCTCGATTGGATCATCGTCACCATCACTATCTGAGACTTTCCGTTTTCCTGCAGGACAAATAAacatgttttgtaaataatttattattttaatatttaaaatttataaatacctgTTTCATCTTCTGTCATTGACCCACACCAAGCTTTTACTTGACCTAAAGCTTTTATTTTGCTATTTCGTACTGGTCGCCTGGAATATAACAAATGCGCAATTTAAATAGCTTTTCAGCCGCACCCACGCAAGATGTGGAAatgaaatttctttaataattatgaattgaaaaatcgtttttatgtACGTTTCCCTCAACTTATATATGTTATGGGCATGTTAAAGGTTTTCATCTTTAATgagccttttttttaaatgggccgaaaaattttaagtagaaaTGCCACTAAAgaagtttcacttcaaaaacatagaaaagctttcaatgaattttattaccCAGCAATTGCCGAAACTACAGGAGGCGTTGGTGGTGTTTGTTTGACGGCAGCGGCTGCTGCTAATCGTTTATTTGCTTGTTCAGCAGCGGCCTGTGCAGCCTTTTTCTCTTTTTGTTTAGCTAAATTTCTTTCGAATTCTTCTAGAAGATGTTTACAAGTATTCATATTTTCAGCTGGTTCCCAAGTATTTTGTTcgctaaaataaattgatattttaatgtatttataaatagttttaatatttctgtGCACTTACTGTGGATAACCTTCCCATTTTAGAAGATATTCGTGTACTTTTTTTCTAGGGTTATATCTCTtagctaaaattttttcaacaacatAGTCAGTGGTATCACCATTACTATCTAAAGGCGCTTTTCCAGTTCGTTTTGCTATCCTAGAAGATCGATCAATAATAGGTGTTGACTTAGAaaccttaaaaacaaaattattacttttacatATTTGGTGGgacatatatttgtatttaacgaaaaggaaaaaaagaaattgttcaATTCCATGACATTAGAATGATCATTACTTTGACCAAAAATGGCGATTATACGTCGTGTTCAAGCTCTAATTATAATATCCCCACTAGTAAGCTAActgtttgcatatttttaaacaagtttCGGCAATATTTGATTGAGTTCTAATAATAGGAATAGATTTTAGACTATCGAAAGAGTTAAAAGTGGACACAAAACTTCTAACTTACAATTGCAGCTGCATCAGTAGTTTTGGTTTGAGATATTGTAGTATTACTTGTTGATGTTACTACAGAAGTTGTAATTTTAGCTTGTTGAGACTGTGAATtaataacagtttttttattatgttgtcTCATTGCTTCACGTTCCATTTCAGCTAATTCGGCTTCCTCCTCAGTATCTAATTCACTTTCTGAATCAATATCGTCTTCTTCTTCGCTTTCATCCTCCAGATCGTCTTCTGTTTTAttcatatttgatttattcataTCAGATTTAACAAAAGATCTAACTGTCGTTAATTTAGCTCCACCTTGAGTTTTAGATTGAGGTAAACGAATTTCACCTTCTTCTAATACTTCATCAGTTTTCCTTTtctaaaagaagaaaataattcgaataatttattgtaattataaaatgatgatTAAATCTTACATTTGTATTTGACGCCACTAGAGGGATTTTAGTTGTGCTCAATTTTGTGAATGTTTGAACATTCTTTCCTGCAGTAATCCATGTTTCCCTATCTTGTTGTTCCAATTTACACCATTTTTGATACATAATCCATGAGTTATCTTTGTCGGGTGGTTTCCCtggatttttatttgctttgttCTGTGTATTTTTCCACAGTAAAAATGCCCACACTTGGGGTTTGGGttcattctaaaatattaaattttatttgtttagttttattataaccCAAAAATTTTCTAGCAAAAGCTACTTTCTAGTAAAATACTCGTatccaacttttttttaacgtttcCCTTGAACTTCTTGCTAAGATTTGTTGTCACTCTATATGATGTGCTTATTGACACTATCCACGGACCAATCCTATCCTTCTAGTAATTGGTCGTCGGGGTTAACTATGGTTGCCCAGACTTAAATTTACGAACTTTCATTCACTGATCTACGGGTTGATCAAGCATTTAATGGGATCGAGTTGACACGGGTCTGcatttttttggctttttggtTAATCCTGTGATTGCGTTTATTCACTGATTTACGGGAATTAACAGGTTAGTTTCGAATTTTTTGGGGCTCTAATTACACCGTGGATAGTGTCAGTAACAGCAGCGAAAAGTATAagcgtttttaaaaaataaaaatctatatttactgtattatatattttagtacaaattaattattatagccTTTGCCTGTTctttttgtgtatttaaaaggtGTTGTTTGCTCAGAaagatttaatttgatttgccagtcatcaaaattttactaatcTCTGAGTCTTACTCGGTGTGAATCATCAAAACCTATCAGAAAAGGTCTGATATCACTGTATACAAGCCCAGATTAGGTAATGTTtcgttttgaagaaaaaaaaaatgaggttagaaaatttattttaggttaAAAAATCGAGCAAACTTTTAATTGAACTGGAACAAAGCTTAACCATATTGTTGCAAagcatttgaattaattttggtactaaaactatatataaaacttACAACATTGCCATCTCTTATAGATGATTGTTCAGTACATTCGTTCTTTTGTCGATGATTTTGAAATTcttgaataaaatgaaacacAGAATGGCATCCTCCACATACTAACACATCCATATGACCAACTTCTTTTTGGGATTCTACAGAATTTTAActccataaattatttatttcttcgtACAATTTATTACAACTTACCTTTAATAATACTTGGATTCTTATTAATATCAGCTGTGACAGTGGTAACAGCAGCATTTGCCACATTTTCTGGCGTATTATTGTCTGtttccatatttatttatttattatttgatcaaaacacaatttaaataaaacactttttgcCGGGTTTCCCGCCACTTAAAAATTAAGATAGGTTAAACACTATTGAACATACCTAAACTACAcactttaatacatttttatttaaaatttattccaatTGCTGggtagtaatttaaaaaaaaacactattaattaactaattaattaaaatacatatgttgcctcatttttttcttaaatatattattgatgtCAAGTTATATTATAGGAATGTCTCATTTCTGTTCGAATTTGGAGCTCACCTTAAAATGGCTTTGCATTGAACGGCTTACGGCATGTACACCTATTGTTTAATCAccataacaattattaatttaatatttgataaaattgtagCACATTTCTTGTATTTACATTGTGCATTTATAAAAGTACAATtgtattcgaaatatttattatttagataatCGAAACGAAATCCACTGCACCAA
This region includes:
- the LOC123295295 gene encoding uncharacterized protein LOC123295295 isoform X2; amino-acid sequence: METDNNTPENVANAAVTTVTADINKNPSIIKESQKEVGHMDVLVCGGCHSVFHFIQEFQNHRQKNECTEQSSIRDGNVNEPKPQVWAFLLWKNTQNKANKNPGKPPDKDNSWIMYQKWCKLEQQDRETWITAGKNVQTFTKLSTTKIPLVASNTNKRKTDEVLEEGEIRLPQSKTQGGAKLTTVRSFVKSDMNKSNMNKTEDDLEDESEEEDDIDSESELDTEEEAELAEMEREAMRQHNKKTVINSQSQQAKITTSVVTSTSNTTISQTKTTDAAAIVSKSTPIIDRSSRIAKRTGKAPLDSNGDTTDYVVEKILAKRYNPRKKVHEYLLKWEGYPHEQNTWEPAENMNTCKHLLEEFERNLAKQKEKKAAQAAAEQANKRLAAAAAVKQTPPTPPVVSAIAGRPVRNSKIKALGQVKAWCGSMTEDETGKRKVSDSDGDDDPIEKKSKRDTDGNWSGGMSAAAPGHKGGAVIQKSVTPQKRIINQPTVRVVQRKQVPVTKTPPMPIVKQKPTTPVATGNSIHMEFHTQSEESSDDELPDPFPKDLPPPEPDSPPRPLTLCPLTGKVLSRAEGERTPEPSPPPPEEPAEVPVEVSNTSEQATTLASLVNTEEINKIGPTTVQIQTATNNETDMILSDASELASDAPLMITGEDGTIYQVAGQDENGQTLLVAQGADGEQQCVYLAAGGEDGETSMLALDPETAAVMGDESVAQLVTDDQAVPADQQLMVNTEGDDSQVVAQVVKAELPSPGGSRKVVLLLPNGTLAITTVDAAQYSALELE
- the LOC123295295 gene encoding uncharacterized protein LOC123295295 isoform X1; protein product: METDNNTPENVANAAVTTVTADINKNPSIIKESQKEVGHMDVLVCGGCHSVFHFIQEFQNHRQKNECTEQSSIRDGNVNEPKPQVWAFLLWKNTQNKANKNPGKPPDKDNSWIMYQKWCKLEQQDRETWITAGKNVQTFTKLSTTKIPLVASNTNKRKTDEVLEEGEIRLPQSKTQGGAKLTTVRSFVKSDMNKSNMNKTEDDLEDESEEEDDIDSESELDTEEEAELAEMEREAMRQHNKKTVINSQSQQAKITTSVVTSTSNTTISQTKTTDAAAIVSKSTPIIDRSSRIAKRTGKAPLDSNGDTTDYVVEKILAKRYNPRKKVHEYLLKWEGYPHEQNTWEPAENMNTCKHLLEEFERNLAKQKEKKAAQAAAEQANKRLAAAAAVKQTPPTPPVVSAIAGRPVRNSKIKALGQVKAWCGSMTEDETGKRKVSDSDGDDDPIEKKSKRDTDGNWSGGEWDTTGLNGSDLNKTKSSPAPVLVAHAKGVVKVDPTQMPNLKSGVYIMSKDSGLVKVDDESVSTNNKPNIMRVKTPGQPTAQIRIVQKGESQQSGIVRMSTGMSAAAPGHKGGAVIQKSVTPQKRIINQPTVRVVQRKQVPVTKTPPMPIVKQKPTTPVATGNSIHMEFHTQSEESSDDELPDPFPKDLPPPEPDSPPRPLTLCPLTGKVLSRAEGERTPEPSPPPPEEPAEVPVEVSNTSEQATTLASLVNTEEINKIGPTTVQIQTATNNETDMILSDASELASDAPLMITGEDGTIYQVAGQDENGQTLLVAQGADGEQQCVYLAAGGEDGETSMLALDPETAAVMGDESVAQLVTDDQAVPADQQLMVNTEGDDSQVVAQVVKAELPSPGGSRKVVLLLPNGTLAITTVDAAQYSALELE